The Astatotilapia calliptera chromosome 19, fAstCal1.2, whole genome shotgun sequence DNA segment GGCAACAAAAAGCAGGAGTACCACAAATGTACAGCACcattttgaaatgtgttcaAAGAGGCGGGATGTAGAGAGCAGCCCAAAGAGATGAACGCATGAATGCACATTGGAGGAAAACTACCAGACATGGGCAAAACACTGGTCCGACACATGTAAATGTAGCttttcaaacaacaacaaactgtttTAAGTCAAACGAATGAACAGTGTCGACTAGCAGAACCAATGAGTCTTGGCAGCTCAAATGCCTAAaagacaagtttttttttattttttatgtactCTTAATTTAAAGctactgggaaaaaaaaccaaaaactgctttaaagcaacattttttttcagtatccatgtgacaaagtgtgttgTGATATTTTTGAAAGAAAGCTAATATATTGGGACTTTTTAAGCAGAGATGTTTTTCCCTCCTTCCTGCAAGCACTGTGTGCACATCAGTATCAAGGTGGCTCCCGGTATTCCTCTTAGGCCTTTTTCTTACAGACGTGGATGAAGTAGCATGGAGCCTGAGACTGGCCCGGCACGTAAGTCTTGAAATCTCCGTAAACGGCGTGCTCCAGTTTGCCGTTGAAGGCCTCGTTCAGCAGACCTCTGAAGCTGTCCAGGCAGTGAGGGTAGTAGGACAAACGGAATTTACTGGAGGACACAAACAGAGCAAAACACCagagttactgaagtttggtAGTATTTATGAGATTCAGCTCAGTTTCAACTGTGATACTTAAAAGTATCAAAGTTTAGTTTTAACAATAACACTACTGCAGACCATTTGTCCTTGATTTCAGGAATGCAGCGCAGTTTAACAGCTGTTATTGTGTCTGAGGATGGAGCCCAGCGACCTCGGGTGTAAAATAATTTACACATCATGAATGATGTTTATAAAGCCCGATGAGGGTTAGGATTAATCACTGGTCTACGTGAAAAATTGTGCTCTTTTGTTGCTATGGtgagatagatatatatatatatatacatatacatatatatatatacatatatatatacacatatacatatacatatatatatatacatatatatatacatatacatatacatatacatatatatatacatatacatatacatatatatatacatatacatatacatatatatatatatatatatatatatatatatgtatatatatatatatatatatatatatatatatatatatgtgtatatatatatatatatatatatatatatgtgtatatatatatatatatatatgtctaaTGTGGCGGCATGACCAGTAACCAAGGTTACCCTAAACTAAGACTaaatgtgggggaaaaaaaaaaaaagaaaacattttatttgaccaaaacataaaaaacatctTTGATTAAAATTAAAGCCTAAAtgacttaatttaaaaatagaGGAAATATCCTTAGTTTTAGTATCTGTTCGTTTGATTAGTTTGCCTGATGAGTTGGTGATGGATGTCTcaagactgtaaataaactgctttCAAAAAGTCATGCACTTTTATTCATGTACtgattttcttatttcttgCCTCTGACATAAGCCTTCAtacaacaataataacactaaaactaataaaaatctaactaaaactaaacattttcaaagaactgaaaataaactgaattcagAATAAAGTCAAAATCAAGAGGAAAATTAATTAGAAAATGCAAAACCACAATCCTGCTGATGACGTTTAAACACCATCTAAAGTGAATGtaagacaactttttttttttttttttttagcatattAATGAATTAACATTACAGTTTATGGCTGGAAAGCAAAAATATTCAAGGCAATGTAAACCTAAAGATTTGAGATACAGTAAAAGCTGCATTTAATGCATACAAGACATGAAATTGTAGATGCTATAATGACAAATGTATAATGTATTGTCCAGATCTACCAGTTAGAATAGGTCTCCCATAAAAGGATCAAGATATAATGTATGAGGTGTGAGCTCAGTCTCCTATCAGCTCTGCAGCAGCATCAGAGCCCGACTCACCTAACTTCAGGCAGGTTCTGGAGGGTGGCCTGTGGCATTTGGATGGTGTAGTCCAGAGTGATCATATGTGGCTTACTGTTGACCCACAACACTGAGGTGGTGATGTCCTGAGTTAGGTCactctgcaacacacacacacacacacacacacacacacacacacacacacacacacacacacacacacacacacacacacacacacacacacacacacacacacacacacacacacacacacacacacactttatccTCATTTTCTTCTATGATGTCCAAACACAGCCTGAACAGAAGAGActgatgaaaggaaaaaaagatttggTTGGTTCAGTGTTGGAGCACAAGAGCAAACTCAGGGATTACGAAGGCATCAGAAGCTGATTTTTGCCAACTAGCAATTGTTGACGTAGTATTTATATTGAGGCCTTCCAGCTGGATACTTCCTGCTTTGGCTGGATTAAAGAATATGGACGTTGTTTTTAATGCAAACATCTTGAATCAAATATGGCTCCCTACAGTCACGACCTGCTGTTGTGTATTCTCCACATCTCATATCTGAGCTCATTCCAAATGCAAGCCTGGCTGATTGTCTGAATTATGTGAACACAAGGTTAAAAAAAGGGgatgagacagaaaaaaaaattaaaaaaaaatcatacatgcAATCTATACAGAAGTGTCCACTTAATGTGCACACTAGAGGCTACGTGTACTTTCAGTCATGTTGTTTCCCCGTCTTCCCAAAGGGCTTTTTACTCATTATTCCTGACTTCATCCATTTTTTGCCCCATTTGCCAAAATGATATGAAAACCCAAACAcatttccttctgtttctccTGCACCAGTTTTAGTGAAAATCTCACAATATCCGTCAGGCTCCGTGTGGGGATTTAAGTCTTAAAGCCAGCTGCTGCTAGGGATGGCGTAAATAAACCATTCTTAAACAATACTGTCTGTCCCACTACTACTCGCAAAGCAATAAAAGACCAGATTGTGCAGAGAATTAAGATTAAAAACGGGCTTCTTTGTGCCATCCATACTGAGGGCTGAAGAATGGCTTCAAACTTCAGATTCTCTTTTTGGGCAGAGAGAGAAGTCCAAAACTTATGATCTGTATGACAATAAAATAAGGATGATATTTGAGAAAAAGCCAATAGATAACTGCACGTTGTATGACTAATTCACATTCAGCAAAGTATAAAAGACAGATGTAGCTTCAGGccctgaaaagtgaagccaacacagaagtgccttaaacctgcactcATTTGAAGGACCAATGGGGAGCGCCAACTGTGGCTGCAAAATGACTTCCGGTCCTGTAAAAAGTCTGAAAACAAATTTCAGGTCTGACCTCTGTAAATTACTTTCTGATCAATTCTATCTATTCAATTTTAATCACTGagttttattaaaaattaaGTGAATTTTGCATATTTCAAAGCACATTTCAAAGCAAAAGGACACCAATGGCAAAAATGCTCGTCTCAAGGCTTCAAAGTGGGAAATTCACAGGTGACGTCCAGgagctacgtccatcttttacaccGTTGAAGGATGTAATCAGCCATTTCCAGGTCCAAATGCTCCATAATTTCCAAGAATAAACAAGCAGTTAGACACCACAAGAGCTCAGCCAGTGTAGGAAGAGCTAAATCAATATTTGGAGATTTAACAATCTGATATTCAGATGCATGAACAGATTCTCTAATATTTATTACATGTAGTCATTTATCTTATCCCCAAGTCTTCTTAGATCAGCTGATAGCTGTGCTGCCCAAGCTGCTGTTGCCAAAAGGGAAGTTGCAGAGTgtcctctggtggacaaatTATGCAATATCAACACTCGTAAGATGGCTGGAGGGTGTCTCTCCaattttttctttaccttttaaattttaatttaaggGCTGTATAGGCTCCAGCGAATGGATGACAGGATGGATTTAACGGCTGATAGATCACCAAAAGGCTAATATTGGCCAACTGATAAAGTGGTCAGGCTCTAGACACCACTGAGTAAGAAATAGATCCAGTTCTTTGAACTTGAATAAACTAAACAGTGTATCTGTTCTCAGAGGTTCAATCAAACATACCGTCATCCTTGAAAAGAGAATAAATgactaaaacaaacagcagcagacagaaCGTCTGTGATCAGCGCAGCCACAACACAAGGTTAATCATTCATATGTTGCTGTGTGCTTTGGGTTCGTACCAAAAAATAACAATCCTAAGCTTCTCTTAGCAGTCTCTAGAGCGAAATCCCAGAAGTGATTTACCAAAGGATTAAAAGCAGAGGGGCACCGGGTCCAATTTTCTTGGCTgagtccatttttttttcttctaaattttACCCGTCAAAACAGATTTTTGCTGATTCTGATTTTCTCTCCACGAACTATAGGAGCATATACaagcaaattaaaataatattcaatttaaaataatattttgaaattaaatttaaatatttgaaactGTTCAATTGCCATAAGCCTGCAGTACTTTGGAAAGGGTTAAGAAAAACAGACTAAAATGTACACCGACTGTTAACTGATGCATTTCACCTTTCCAAACTAAGCAGGTGTCGTGAGCCTGAAGGCTGTAGTTTCCACCATGAGTTCTTAAAAGCTGTATTTACACTGTTATGCAATTATGTTGTAAAAAGAATAATCACTGCAGTAAATCCAATATTGGTATATGTTTGGTACCTTGTAGTAGATGTTCTTGCCTTGTGGAGCACGCCCGGTCTCCAGGATGTAGTCGTAATTGCGGTGGTCAATGATGAGGACCCCACCTGGTCTGACCATACTGGCGATGTTTCGAAGGGCCAGCTTTTGGTCACTCTGGTCCCctaacagcaacaacagcacgACTGAGTGCATGAATAAGGGATCAAATTGGCAGCTAAACACATGGTAACAAACTGGAAGGCAAAGGCGTGTGCATCGATTCAAGGAGATGTTTGATTTGAGTTATGGATGCAGGAGTAATCACATGGCAATTTAATGAGTCACATCATCATTCTGACAAGGCAAAAATTATTtggacacttttttttccccttccacaAATATATTTCTAATATCTCTGACAATCTCTGGGACGAAGGTTGTGGGATAAATCCTTTGAGACAGATCCTGTATGGGCTTGCCATGCCTCTACACCCTGCTACAGTGAGGTGAAAGAGCACTCCAGGGCACTGCAACATCATCGCTGGGTGTGTTCAGAGGTGCACCCAGACAGGTCATACCTTTAAACTCTAATGCCTACGTTTGCCAAGTCCAGGCATAATGAGATGTTTTGACAGGCCCAGAGGAAAAGCCCTTAAGCTCACCTATAAAATTAacaacacttttattatttGTGTACCTTTAAAGTCTGGTAAGTGGGCAAATGAGTTGCCGAGGCAGATGACAGCATCAAAACCATCTCCTGGTTTCTGAATGTCTTCTGATAAAGTCAGCCAGTTGGCCTCTTCAATCACTGAAGACAAGAAGGAAAAGAGCAGAACATGAGGTCACCTGAGGAAATGTAGATATCACCACAAACATGTGCACTTTGCAACAGTTTAAGACAAATGAAACAACTCTGAGTGCTGCCCACACACAGGGCTTTATTGGGAGCAACCCAGGCATGACGGCCAATGCAAAACAAACACCACACAGTCTTTGTTTTATTACTATAAGGAGGTCCGTGACTAAATGTCATACTGATTGCTTAGCTTTTCAACTTTAAGCTTACCCTGCCATCACTTGTACTGATGTTGCTCTGTTGATTAAGTTAACTTTATGCTAGGATGCACATTCTCTGACGAATGCTTCATTTGTGTCACTTCTTCTTAAGGTTATTTTCCATTGATTCATATGAGAGATCAATTTACTAGTTAACAATTCCCTGGCAACTCGCCTTGGCCCTTGTCTTATGCTTTAACTACCAGTTGGCTCATTGGCTTCAATATCCTTTAGCTGCTTCCCTGGAGAGGATCTCATCCCATGACTGGAGCTGCTCCAGCTCAACTTGTACTGCAGCTTGACTCTGTAGTCCTTGTTCTGCTCTTATGTTCCACTTGGGGATCAGAACCTGCAGCttgtgctgctctgctgaggtCACAGAGAAGAACAAGGGCTGCCGTCTCCAGCTGTAGTCCAAGATGGTGGACTTTTGAGCTAATCGTGAGGACGAGAGGCTCACAAAGAGACTGTCACAAAATGCTTGGCGAATATGATTTGATTACTGGCACAAATAGAATCTAAATCTGTGGAACTCACTGAttcaataaatatattttaattttcataccCCACTGGTCAAAAGCTGGTTCTTTTCTCCTGTCCCATCTCGCCTTCAGTGCATACTTGAGCATTTTGTCGCTGGCATCCACACTCACTAAATTAAACCCCTCCTCCACCAACATAATGGAGTCAATCCTAGAAAACAAAATCCAtgaatacattaaaaacaacaaccgaCCTGTGAGGATCATGCAGTAggtgtgttttgattttgaagtAATCCCTGCTGTCATCTTCCCCTAAAAAACCAGTTTGATCAAGTCTGagtgcgagtgtgtgtttgctgtgactGCACTACATGTGGTTTAGTAGTAGGTTGATAAGCTTATCGTCTCACTACAGACAGGAATACTAACCTTGTCACAGGTAAGGAGAGATGATTTGTATAGTAGCCAGAAGCTACTCCTATTTTGAAAACCTGACAGGAAAACGTGATTGTGGGCCAAACCACAGCCTGAATAGATGCTACTGACTGACTTCCAAAAATGTTTTCTCGGCAATTTATGAGTTAATAATAAACAATACTGACGTGTTTCAGTGCAACAGGGGGGAGGGATTCAATGGACAATAATGCAGAAATCATTAACATCTACTGGGTAACTACAAGATAatataacaacaaaacaaataaagcttACGTAAAAAGAACAGCCAGTTTTCAGATTTGGATTAAACAGTCTTAGGCTAAAAGCAAATTCATATCTTTTAGATTTCATCTTGGCAACAAGTCTCAAAGGACTCTGATGGTCCTTCATTTGGTTCAACTGTGTTCAGTCTGGTGACTGTGAAGGCCTCAGCTTAACAGATCCAGTATAATCCTTGAGGTATAAGTCAGGGATTCATGGTTCCCCTTTAATTTGTCTGTATGCCTATCCATTCTGCAGTTATACATAAGATTTCCTGCTAGAACCTATGGAATCCTAAATTAAAAAACTCTCACAGGTTCAGCTGAAAGTGATTCACAGCCTGAAGCTTCTTCTCAGAATTAGAAAgcatcacaaacacactgccaaaaaTAGCTATTTGTAACCGTGATCCACGAGGAATATGTTTACTTCGAGGCTGCTGCACTATGGAGGGGCACCACTACTAGGGTATCGGGTCAGAATCAATGTGCTGGGGTGCTCCAAACCGCAGGAAAACAACCATGCGGCCTGATATATGGAGCTGAGTTATTATGGAAATGACTGCAGTTCTTACATGAACATTATAAGCTCTGTAATGTTGATTAGCAGCTGAAATGAGTGCTAAGTgatgagcaaagaaaaaagaagatacatttataataaacatcaaataataaaattGTTATAGTGCATCTCCAGTGAAAATTCTCcatgagaaaaacaacagctgaGGTGACATTTATGGTCTGCTTGTCTGTGCTTAGGCAATGGCCTTGCTGCTGTGTGAAAGCACAGTCAATGTATCAAGGGAGATAAAAAAGACTGCAGGAAACCAGAAAAAACTCCTTTCGACTACCCAGCACTAGTTCATCACCCACTGACCTACTAAATGCAAGTTTAGGGTTCGCTTGTGTTTAGTTTGCTTTAGAAACAGGAAATTTAAATGGACAACACTTGCTTCTACAAGCTTGTGTCTCAGACATATTAAGCCTCTCTAATTGAATCACATTTAACCAGCATGTGTAAACCTGCTGTGTCCAGACCAGTGCAGAAGGCAGGACGTGGCTCAGGATCAGGTGCAACTCTGCactttcattcattattctgTGGCTTAATCCGGATTTTGTCCCGAGTTAAAAAGGGTCAGTGAGTTGAAATTCCACAAACGTCAAACTCACTTGAACAGCTATAAAGATGGGTACAAGTACAAAAAGGCCTATGTGAGCTGaaatcacattatttttttacctACAGATCTATCAAGAACAGCAAAGAAGCAAACACCATCATCACTATCAGCTACGCCTACACAACTCTGTTCTGAAGCTGCACAATCACTGTGAATCACACAAGAGTCACACCTTTTCACAAATCTGAAAAGCAATAATGCAGTCTGAATCAGCACGTTTTATGACGTCATCAGCAGCTGTTCACCTGCTGTATCATTGTGAGTTCAGGTTTTTGTTTGGCATATGCAATTTAAATCAGTTTAACCATTGACAAAAGCGTGCTCGAGATACTTGGATAAAGCCGTATTTAAGATTTTGTTATGGAAATTTCAGAACTTAAAGTTTttgcttatattttttttttatttgatcataTTTATAAATCCATACTAAGTTGAACGATTTGTAAGTGGATTTTGATGAAGCAGAGCTGAAGCCCCTGTCAGACGTGTCACTATGAAACTGCTAAATTGACCTGACATTACCCTGTTCCGCAGGCTACATCCAGCACACTCCGCACCCCGTGCTGCTTCAGCAGGGACACCACCCAGCTCCTGTACTCCTGCGTCCTGCTCTTCGTGTCTCCGATGTACAGCTGCCACACTTTCGCTGCTTTGCCATCGGCGTATTGATCAGGAAGACCTACGGCTGCCACACCGAGGGACCGGGTCCTAAACACGCTATCGACCGACATACTGCCGCTGCTTCTCCCTGCCCGGACCTCTACCTCTACCTTAGTGTCGAGCGGACAAACAACTTTGGACAATTTTAACTGAGTGAGGAAACGCGCTACCTCTCTGGTATGCTTGCCACATGCTAGCCgagatattattatttatatgaaCAACCTAAGAGAGAAACTTTAAGCCAATGACACGCCGTCGAGGACTGCCGCCTACTTTCTGATTGGATAACCTCAAGGGACCCGCCCCTTTTCTGTTTAGCATTGGAATACGTCACTCGAGTGAAGCTTTGCTAGGTTGCTAATTTTTCCCTTTGAACTTACCTTCCAGGATAAGTGTCACACTGTATTCCATCAAAGTTAAATACACGTGCATATTCAAGTTAAAATTAAGTTATGTTTGACGTTGGAGGAGAAGTATTTAAGTataatgttaaaataaagtAGAGCTCACGAAGCCCATTACCTGTAAGGTTTTACTCGGGGAATAAATCCCACCAATGGCGGCACAGAGGACTCGCCCCCTTTAACATTTCTTCATCTATCGTTTGATCATGCTGTTTGGACGAATTGCTTGCGAAACATGAATGGCAGGAGTTTTTTGCAAAGTAAAAATcataataatttcatttttttttaacaatgaaaTACACAATGCTGCAGTAGTTAAGTGCACAGAGTGTAATATAGGTGAAcaatgtgatttaaaaacaa contains these protein-coding regions:
- the gnmt gene encoding glycine N-methyltransferase, translating into MSVDSVFRTRSLGVAAVGLPDQYADGKAAKVWQLYIGDTKSRTQEYRSWVVSLLKQHGVRSVLDVACGTGIDSIMLVEEGFNLVSVDASDKMLKYALKARWDRRKEPAFDQWVIEEANWLTLSEDIQKPGDGFDAVICLGNSFAHLPDFKGDQSDQKLALRNIASMVRPGGVLIIDHRNYDYILETGRAPQGKNIYYKSDLTQDITTSVLWVNSKPHMITLDYTIQMPQATLQNLPEVSKFRLSYYPHCLDSFRGLLNEAFNGKLEHAVYGDFKTYVPGQSQAPCYFIHVCKKKA